In Deltaproteobacteria bacterium, the following proteins share a genomic window:
- a CDS encoding galactokinase family protein, whose protein sequence is MDFISLPEHVDRITAYLKRRETFSKSDLKIAVSPYRISPLGAHVDHQGGPVLGMTINARTILAFIPNREKKIRLYSMNYPGVVEFGIENIKTPRKDDWGRYAMGAAKVPGESMDIERGFTGALSGALPACGLSSSASVGLAYLRALAEVNGLSLSREEYVELDRRIENDYLRLENGILDQASIVYGKKDNLLHIDTRTGETTAHPKPEDCGDFKILIVYSGVPRELTSSGFNTRVEECRKAAGFLGIMAGLRAAGILSDVPERVFVEKSGKLPEDLRKRAAHYFTEAGRVKKGIEAWDGGDIEAFGKLMDESCESSFINYETGSPELETLQEILNSAGGVYGSRLNGGGYGGSLTAFVRRDFSEASAESILERYKSKYPESGESAAVYFAETDDGLRLL, encoded by the coding sequence ATGGATTTCATCTCCTTACCCGAACATGTAGATCGAATAACCGCCTATTTAAAAAGACGGGAAACTTTTAGCAAGTCCGACCTCAAAATCGCGGTCTCTCCCTACAGGATCTCTCCTCTCGGCGCGCACGTGGATCATCAGGGAGGCCCTGTGCTGGGCATGACTATAAACGCGCGCACCATTCTGGCGTTTATTCCGAATAGAGAGAAAAAGATACGACTCTACAGCATGAACTATCCGGGAGTAGTCGAATTTGGCATAGAAAATATAAAGACTCCGCGGAAAGACGATTGGGGAAGGTACGCCATGGGCGCGGCGAAGGTTCCGGGCGAATCTATGGATATCGAACGTGGATTTACAGGGGCTTTGAGCGGCGCACTGCCCGCGTGCGGGCTCAGCTCTTCGGCGTCGGTCGGACTCGCGTACCTGAGAGCGCTCGCAGAGGTTAACGGCCTGTCACTCTCCCGTGAAGAATACGTTGAGCTTGACCGGAGAATAGAGAACGACTACCTGAGACTTGAAAACGGAATACTCGATCAAGCCTCGATCGTTTACGGCAAAAAGGACAATCTTCTTCATATAGACACGCGTACAGGAGAAACGACGGCGCATCCGAAGCCGGAGGATTGCGGGGACTTTAAGATACTCATCGTTTATTCAGGTGTGCCCCGAGAGCTTACGTCCTCCGGCTTTAACACGCGCGTCGAGGAATGCAGAAAAGCAGCCGGGTTTCTGGGTATTATGGCCGGATTGAGGGCAGCCGGGATTCTATCCGATGTGCCCGAGAGAGTATTCGTTGAAAAATCCGGCAAACTTCCCGAGGATTTGAGAAAAAGGGCAGCGCACTATTTTACCGAAGCCGGGCGCGTGAAAAAGGGGATTGAGGCGTGGGACGGCGGGGATATAGAGGCATTCGGAAAATTGATGGACGAATCATGCGAAAGCTCGTTTATAAACTACGAAACCGGGAGTCCCGAGCTTGAAACTCTTCAGGAGATATTAAATTCGGCGGGGGGCGTTTACGGAAGCAGGCTGAACGGCGGGGGCTATGGAGGCTCGCTCACGGCTTTTGTAAGGAGGGATTTTTCGGAAGCTTCCGCCGAGAGCATTCTTGAACGATACAAAAGCAAATATCCCGAAAGCGGGGAAAGCGCCGCCGTATATTTTGCGGAAACTGACGACGGGCTAAGGCTGTTATGA
- a CDS encoding nucleotidyltransferase family protein, translating to MIAILLCAGFATRMYPLTKNFPKPLLDVGGRPALDYLIDRIAGLRDLDSIYVVTNKRFFHDFLSWGEKKDAEITERGISLHVYNDGVENPEDRLGAVGDLGFLLDRIRDKTGALVAAGDNIFRFSLEPYWEKFLDDRRSYVFAVPTDDRERIKRTGVLEMGPDKRVSAFHEKPAKPPSNLACPAIYFLAPEALELTAGYLIRPDAGDEIGLFISYLVQREKVYAFYNPGEAVDIGTIESYQHAKEIFGKETADKRSE from the coding sequence ATGATCGCAATATTGCTCTGCGCGGGTTTTGCCACAAGGATGTATCCGCTTACGAAGAATTTTCCCAAGCCCCTGCTCGACGTAGGAGGCCGGCCGGCCCTGGATTATCTAATAGACCGGATTGCGGGTCTGAGAGATCTCGATTCAATATACGTTGTTACCAATAAACGTTTCTTCCATGACTTTTTATCCTGGGGAGAAAAAAAGGACGCCGAGATAACGGAGCGGGGAATAAGCCTCCACGTATATAATGACGGGGTCGAGAACCCGGAGGACCGCCTGGGGGCTGTGGGCGACCTGGGCTTCTTATTAGACAGAATTCGTGACAAGACGGGGGCCCTTGTTGCGGCGGGCGATAACATTTTCCGCTTCTCTCTTGAGCCCTACTGGGAGAAATTTCTCGACGACCGCAGAAGCTACGTATTCGCCGTACCGACGGATGACAGGGAGAGGATTAAAAGAACCGGCGTTCTTGAAATGGGCCCAGATAAACGAGTTTCGGCATTTCATGAAAAGCCGGCAAAGCCTCCCTCGAACCTGGCCTGTCCGGCGATTTATTTTCTCGCGCCCGAAGCGCTTGAGCTTACAGCCGGGTACCTCATCCGGCCTGACGCCGGGGATGAAATCGGTCTCTTCATCTCGTATCTGGTGCAGAGGGAAAAGGTGTACGCATTTTACAACCCCGGAGAAGCAGTCGATATAGGGACGATTGAATCCTATCAACATGCTAAGGAAATATTCGGCAAAGAGACCGCCGATAAAAGATCCGAGTAA
- a CDS encoding MarR family transcriptional regulator, translating into MSIFDPVYRQNNIGGQITRTLFHIGQAVRNIFWDKSRLEHLTPAQVKSLLFINYTRSDAITIGNIAKYLTCTPATTSGVIDSLEKKNLILRTRDPEDRRKVHISLTPDGTRVVGMVEDIGNEIEEIISEFKPKEQKVLEELLLRISEKLVERGLIFTGDICTDCCFFQRDRNVGEMKPHYCENLHIVLGEEDICKECPHYKKH; encoded by the coding sequence ATGTCAATTTTTGATCCTGTGTACAGACAAAACAATATCGGCGGGCAGATAACAAGGACATTGTTCCATATCGGTCAGGCCGTAAGGAATATTTTCTGGGATAAAAGCAGGCTCGAACACCTCACTCCCGCCCAGGTTAAGTCTCTATTATTCATAAATTATACGAGAAGCGATGCTATCACTATCGGCAACATCGCAAAGTATCTGACCTGCACACCCGCAACCACAAGCGGCGTAATAGATTCACTCGAGAAGAAAAATCTGATATTGAGAACCAGGGACCCCGAAGATAGAAGGAAGGTTCATATATCTTTGACTCCGGATGGCACGAGAGTGGTTGGCATGGTCGAAGATATAGGTAACGAAATTGAGGAGATAATAAGTGAATTCAAACCCAAAGAGCAAAAGGTTCTGGAAGAACTGCTGCTCAGAATCTCGGAAAAGCTTGTCGAAAGAGGGCTCATATTCACAGGGGATATCTGCACTGACTGCTGTTTCTTCCAAAGAGACAGGAACGTCGGAGAAATGAAACCTCATTATTGCGAAAATCTTCATATAGTGCTCGGCGAAGAGGATATTTGCAAGGAATGTCCGCATTATAAAAAACACTAA
- a CDS encoding sigma-70 family RNA polymerase sigma factor produces the protein MKLKQLIYREESDHLSPGLNSFNEPEEEFDSGPDRDEFAADEPTAKSGKKNGRKNKENPDPHYRLLFAYFKDLNEEKLLTRRDEVVLAAKIKLCEHKAESIARITNSKSRKREPLSGRDRDMLDALLRSFNAKSQKYQDKFIKSNLRLVIELANRYTGRGLPLGDLIQEGNIGLMKAVMKFDHTKGFKFSTYASWWIHQSLSRAVMEQTQVIHIPVYLQELSAKIYRAKAKLELNSDKPVYPREIAEEADLPLDAVTTILKGGDMTVPLELSSGGEDSKTYLDITSDPNAKRAEYYLAMKSITEGVRDSLDVLSERERDIVKMRFGIDYDDDHKLEQIANKYGLSRERIRQIEKEALNKLADSDKGRVLREFLN, from the coding sequence ATGAAGCTTAAACAATTAATCTATAGAGAAGAAAGTGATCATTTAAGCCCGGGTTTAAATTCATTTAATGAACCGGAGGAGGAATTTGATTCCGGGCCGGACAGAGACGAGTTCGCCGCTGATGAACCCACCGCTAAGTCAGGCAAGAAAAACGGCAGGAAAAATAAAGAGAATCCCGATCCTCATTACAGATTATTATTTGCATACTTTAAAGACCTGAATGAGGAGAAGCTTCTCACAAGACGTGACGAAGTTGTGCTCGCTGCAAAAATTAAGCTCTGTGAGCATAAGGCGGAGAGCATAGCCCGAATAACGAATTCAAAGTCCCGGAAAAGAGAGCCACTTTCCGGAAGAGACAGGGACATGCTGGACGCGCTTTTACGCTCGTTTAACGCGAAATCGCAAAAATATCAGGACAAGTTTATTAAATCCAATCTGAGACTTGTTATCGAACTGGCGAATAGATACACCGGAAGGGGTTTACCCCTGGGCGATCTGATTCAGGAGGGGAATATCGGACTGATGAAAGCGGTTATGAAATTCGATCATACAAAGGGCTTTAAATTCTCCACCTACGCTTCATGGTGGATCCACCAGTCGCTGTCAAGAGCGGTAATGGAGCAAACGCAGGTTATACACATACCGGTATATCTGCAGGAGCTGTCGGCAAAGATATATAGAGCCAAGGCTAAACTCGAGCTTAACAGCGACAAACCGGTTTATCCCCGGGAAATAGCGGAAGAAGCGGATCTTCCCTTGGACGCCGTAACCACCATACTGAAGGGAGGGGACATGACCGTACCGCTTGAACTCTCATCGGGAGGGGAAGACTCCAAGACGTACCTCGATATTACCTCGGACCCGAATGCCAAACGCGCCGAATACTATCTGGCAATGAAATCTATTACGGAAGGGGTCAGAGACTCTCTCGACGTTTTATCAGAGAGGGAGAGGGATATTGTGAAAATGAGATTCGGCATCGACTACGACGATGACCACAAGCTGGAGCAGATCGCGAACAAATACGGTCTGAGCAGGGAACGGATAAGGCAGATTGAAAAAGAAGCCCTGAATAAACTGGCGGATTCGGATAAGGGCAGGGTTTTAAGAGAGTTTTTGAATTAA
- a CDS encoding carbonic anhydrase, which translates to MSENIKRILDANEEYSKEYNKKAIPGIKPARRLAILTCMDTRIDPLRFAGLKKGDAHIIRNAGGRASDDAIRSLVLSSRLLGTNEWLVVHHTDCGQENFSNEEVCKLMRDTSDSGEGDFINWLTISDRTQSVKDDVRRIRNHPLVPGDVTIYGFLFEVETGRLKEIISE; encoded by the coding sequence GTGAGCGAAAATATCAAACGGATTTTAGACGCTAACGAGGAGTACTCCAAAGAGTACAATAAGAAAGCTATACCCGGTATCAAGCCCGCGAGGAGACTGGCAATACTTACTTGTATGGACACACGTATCGACCCCTTGAGATTCGCAGGCTTAAAAAAGGGCGACGCCCATATAATCAGAAACGCCGGAGGGAGGGCAAGCGATGACGCCATACGCTCTCTCGTTCTCTCCAGCAGGTTGCTTGGGACAAATGAGTGGCTTGTCGTACATCACACCGATTGCGGCCAGGAGAACTTCAGCAATGAAGAAGTGTGCAAACTCATGAGGGACACTTCCGACAGCGGGGAGGGAGATTTTATAAACTGGCTTACAATCTCTGATAGAACCCAAAGCGTTAAAGACGACGTGCGGCGTATCAGAAATCACCCTCTGGTTCCAGGGGATGTAACGATTTACGGATTTCTTTTTGAGGTCGAAACAGGGAGGCTCAAAGAAATCATAAGCGAATAA
- the ispH gene encoding 4-hydroxy-3-methylbut-2-enyl diphosphate reductase, with translation MRVIVAKPRGFCAGVDRAIDIVERALEMYGPPIYVRHAIVHNKRVVESLKAKGVKFVEELSEIKDKGAKVIFSAHGVSPAVWSEAQRDGLEVVDAVCPLVTKVHNEVKHYADIGYTIILIGHRNHVEVIGTSGEAPEKVVVVESVEEAERITLADPDKVAYVTQTTLSVNDTRDILQVLKRRFPNIVSPSKLDICYATQNRQDAVKALARLADIIFIMGSPESSNSNRLVEVAKASGVKKAYLIEGARDLDRDMFSENMVVGLSSGASTPETVVLEVISRLRDFGAEDVQELDGKEENTRFPFPDSIQFKSASIEQ, from the coding sequence ATGCGAGTAATTGTAGCCAAGCCGAGGGGATTTTGTGCCGGTGTTGACCGCGCAATCGATATTGTGGAGCGCGCCCTTGAGATGTACGGTCCCCCGATCTATGTGCGTCACGCCATTGTTCACAACAAGCGTGTTGTCGAGTCGCTCAAGGCGAAGGGAGTTAAGTTCGTCGAGGAGCTGAGCGAGATAAAGGACAAAGGGGCAAAGGTTATATTCAGCGCCCACGGCGTGAGTCCGGCGGTCTGGAGTGAAGCACAGAGGGACGGTCTGGAGGTAGTCGACGCAGTGTGCCCGCTCGTTACAAAGGTGCATAACGAGGTCAAGCATTACGCCGATATTGGGTACACGATTATTTTAATCGGTCACAGAAACCATGTCGAAGTCATAGGCACGAGCGGCGAGGCTCCCGAAAAAGTAGTTGTCGTCGAATCGGTTGAAGAAGCCGAACGTATCACGCTTGCAGACCCGGACAAAGTGGCGTACGTCACGCAGACGACTTTGAGTGTGAATGATACAAGAGATATTCTTCAAGTACTCAAGCGGAGGTTCCCGAATATAGTAAGTCCGTCCAAGCTCGACATTTGCTATGCTACTCAGAACAGGCAGGACGCCGTCAAGGCGCTTGCCAGGCTTGCGGATATAATATTTATAATGGGCTCGCCCGAAAGCTCGAATTCCAATCGATTGGTCGAGGTAGCGAAGGCGAGCGGTGTGAAAAAAGCTTACTTGATCGAAGGTGCCCGGGATCTGGACAGGGATATGTTCTCTGAAAACATGGTCGTCGGTCTCAGCTCAGGCGCCTCCACTCCCGAAACAGTAGTGCTTGAGGTAATTTCGCGCCTCAGGGACTTCGGGGCCGAAGACGTTCAGGAGCTCGACGGCAAGGAAGAGAATACAAGGTTCCCGTTTCCCGATTCCATACAATTTAAAAGCGCTTCGATCGAGCAGTGA
- a CDS encoding glucose 1-dehydrogenase, whose protein sequence is MRLKDKVAIITGGSSGIGRAITLGYVKEGAKVAIAALHEEPCREVVKEIEDMGGEGIYYTLDVSDLEKHGELIDKTLEAFGRVDILVNDAGYARRETVFDVTPENWDKMMDINLKSAFFLSQSFANQLIKQGSPGRIINIGSVAGAMDMHPVSIAYHAAKGALINVTRVMAVDLAHYGITVNCIGPGSTITPLSASANPEYDEYMTTGIPEGRRGKPEDIVPPAVMFATDEAEYITGQTIFVEGGAMSVYLGKEEPDFKA, encoded by the coding sequence ATGAGACTGAAAGACAAAGTGGCTATTATTACAGGGGGGTCTTCGGGAATAGGGCGCGCGATAACCCTCGGATACGTAAAGGAGGGAGCCAAGGTAGCCATAGCCGCACTACACGAGGAACCGTGCAGGGAGGTCGTTAAGGAAATAGAGGACATGGGCGGCGAGGGCATATATTATACGCTCGACGTCTCGGACCTGGAAAAGCATGGGGAACTCATTGACAAAACTTTGGAAGCGTTCGGCAGGGTGGACATTCTTGTAAACGACGCCGGGTACGCGAGACGCGAGACTGTCTTCGACGTAACACCCGAGAACTGGGACAAAATGATGGATATTAACCTGAAAAGCGCTTTTTTTCTGTCTCAGAGCTTCGCCAATCAGCTCATCAAGCAGGGGTCTCCCGGAAGGATAATAAATATCGGCTCCGTGGCGGGGGCAATGGATATGCACCCGGTTTCAATCGCTTACCACGCCGCCAAGGGAGCGCTAATCAACGTGACAAGAGTAATGGCTGTAGATCTGGCCCATTACGGAATTACCGTAAACTGTATCGGTCCGGGCTCGACTATAACTCCGCTGTCCGCATCAGCAAATCCAGAGTACGACGAATACATGACGACGGGAATCCCCGAAGGAAGAAGGGGGAAACCGGAGGATATTGTACCGCCCGCCGTCATGTTCGCCACCGATGAGGCGGAATACATAACGGGACAGACCATTTTCGTCGAAGGCGGTGCGATGTCCGTTTATCTGGGGAAGGAAGAGCCGGATTTTAAGGCCTAG
- a CDS encoding MFS transporter, with protein MGKNGASESGMRNVIAGCVGNVLEWYDFALYGFFAPIIAKLFFPSDDQISSLLATFGVFAVGFFMRPVGSVIFGILGDRLGRKRALEISVIMMAVPTTLIGVLPTHAEVGILAPILMTLIRLIQGVSVGGEFTGSISFVVEHAPYPPGRRGFYSSWTVFSLLGGILLGSAIASLVTNILTQEEVHSFGWRLPFFLGIVIGLIGLYLRSGLDESPTFKRLKESGQLSERPIRDAVHNHWKEILTVVGATCVGSINFYLIFVYMTTFLSTETHVLLSSALDINTISMVALMVLTPFMGLLSDKIGRKPLLIGGCLIIAIFAIPLFIVLTKGHIIYDMLSQLVFALGLSMVFGPFGAMMVELFPTKVRMSAVSIGYNVGFAVFGGTAPFVATYLIEATGSKISPSYYLVAAALISIFVFIRIRESFRDEEV; from the coding sequence GTGGGTAAAAACGGCGCTTCCGAAAGCGGGATGAGGAATGTTATTGCTGGTTGTGTGGGCAATGTGCTTGAATGGTACGATTTTGCCCTCTACGGCTTTTTTGCGCCGATCATCGCCAAGCTGTTCTTCCCTTCGGATGACCAGATAAGCTCTCTTTTAGCTACATTCGGAGTATTTGCCGTCGGATTCTTCATGCGCCCTGTAGGCTCGGTTATTTTCGGCATATTGGGGGACAGGCTGGGGAGAAAAAGGGCGCTTGAAATCTCGGTCATCATGATGGCGGTACCCACAACCCTAATCGGGGTCCTTCCGACCCATGCGGAAGTAGGTATACTGGCACCGATTCTTATGACGCTTATAAGGCTGATACAGGGCGTATCAGTGGGCGGTGAATTCACGGGCTCTATATCCTTTGTTGTCGAACATGCTCCTTACCCGCCCGGACGGAGAGGCTTTTACAGCAGCTGGACCGTGTTCAGTCTCTTGGGCGGAATTCTCCTCGGCTCAGCCATAGCTTCCCTGGTCACGAATATACTCACGCAGGAGGAGGTTCACAGCTTCGGTTGGCGGCTTCCATTTTTCCTCGGAATCGTAATAGGTTTAATAGGGCTTTATTTGAGAAGCGGACTCGACGAATCACCCACATTCAAGCGTCTCAAAGAATCCGGACAGCTTTCGGAGAGGCCGATAAGGGACGCGGTACATAATCACTGGAAGGAGATACTGACTGTAGTCGGAGCGACTTGTGTTGGGTCGATCAATTTTTATCTGATTTTTGTTTACATGACTACGTTCCTTTCTACAGAGACCCACGTGCTTCTATCTTCCGCTCTCGATATTAACACGATAAGCATGGTTGCCTTGATGGTACTCACCCCTTTTATGGGGCTTTTATCGGACAAGATCGGGAGAAAGCCGCTTTTAATCGGCGGGTGTTTAATAATCGCAATATTTGCAATCCCCCTTTTCATAGTGCTAACCAAAGGCCACATAATATACGACATGCTCTCACAGCTTGTTTTCGCCCTCGGACTTTCAATGGTGTTCGGGCCTTTCGGGGCTATGATGGTCGAGCTTTTTCCCACGAAAGTTCGCATGAGCGCGGTCTCCATAGGATACAACGTAGGTTTTGCGGTGTTCGGAGGGACGGCTCCTTTTGTTGCTACATATCTTATAGAAGCGACCGGGAGCAAAATTTCCCCGAGCTATTATCTGGTTGCCGCGGCGCTTATTTCCATATTCGTATTCATAAGAATACGCGAATCTTTCCGTGACGAAGAGGTTTAA
- a CDS encoding sulfite exporter TauE/SafE family protein, whose protein sequence is MPEYLDFLILFGVGIVAGVINVMAGGGSSLTLPALIFIGLDSAAANGTNRIGILIQSVSATLSFRKENISGTRLGLRLAALTLPGAVLGALVAVRIEDLWFERILGIVMIGVIVSMFIPHTKYDITTEEGRKTWLVYPVMFAVGFYGGFIQVGVGFLIMAALYHLLRMNLVFVNMHKVFITMIFTVPALLIFILTDNVSWVLGLVLAAGNALGAWWAARLSVRGGEKIIRYVLVVAIFIISLKLLGLF, encoded by the coding sequence ATGCCTGAATATCTGGATTTTCTGATTCTTTTCGGTGTCGGTATTGTTGCCGGAGTGATTAACGTGATGGCGGGCGGAGGTTCGAGCCTTACACTTCCCGCTCTCATCTTCATCGGGCTCGACAGCGCAGCCGCAAACGGGACCAACCGGATAGGTATATTGATTCAAAGCGTTTCCGCTACCCTGTCCTTCCGGAAAGAAAATATCTCAGGGACCAGGCTCGGGTTGAGGCTCGCCGCACTGACGCTTCCCGGGGCTGTCCTGGGCGCGCTCGTTGCTGTACGCATCGAAGACCTGTGGTTCGAGCGTATTCTCGGAATCGTAATGATAGGGGTGATCGTATCGATGTTTATTCCCCATACTAAATATGACATTACTACAGAGGAAGGGAGAAAGACCTGGCTTGTTTACCCCGTGATGTTCGCTGTAGGTTTCTACGGCGGGTTTATACAGGTAGGTGTCGGGTTTTTAATAATGGCCGCGCTCTACCATTTGCTCAGGATGAATCTCGTCTTCGTAAATATGCACAAGGTATTCATCACGATGATATTTACCGTCCCGGCGCTCCTGATATTCATATTGACCGATAACGTGAGCTGGGTTCTGGGGCTTGTTCTCGCGGCCGGAAACGCGCTGGGCGCCTGGTGGGCCGCCCGCCTCTCGGTCAGGGGAGGCGAGAAAATCATACGTTATGTTCTGGTCGTGGCCATCTTTATTATTTCTCTAAAGCTGCTGGGGCTGTTTTAA
- a CDS encoding NCS2 family permease, with translation MLERLFNLKELGTSAGRETVAGITTFMTMSYIIFVQPAVLGAAGMDPGAVMVATCVSSALGTVLMALLANYPIAQAPAMGHNFYFSYIVVLTLGYSWQHALGAVFIAGLVFILLSTVGLRETLMNVLPGCLKNGIPVGIGLLIALVGFEWSGIVVGHPVTYVTLGDLKSTPTLISILGIVVMAVLFALRMRGAILIGIVAAAAAGLLTGIIEFQGVLSAPPSIAPTFLKLSIPNIFKDPHLITVIFVFLFLDLFDSVGTLIGVSQQGGLMKEGKLPKARQALLSDAIATSGGALLGTSTVTSYIESASGISAGGRTGLTGIVVAVLFLLAIFFSPLVRMIGAGYEAGGGLTLYPVIAPALIIVGSMMFKNIVNIEWDDYTEGIPAFLTLVIMPLAFSITEGISFGVISYVLLKVVSGKGKRVHWLLYLFAVLFIARYIWLE, from the coding sequence ATGCTCGAAAGATTATTCAATCTAAAAGAACTAGGGACAAGCGCAGGGCGGGAAACGGTAGCGGGAATAACGACATTCATGACGATGTCGTACATTATATTCGTTCAGCCCGCGGTGCTCGGGGCGGCTGGGATGGACCCGGGCGCGGTAATGGTGGCGACCTGTGTGTCGAGTGCACTCGGAACTGTTCTGATGGCGCTTCTGGCAAATTACCCTATAGCCCAGGCCCCGGCGATGGGGCACAACTTCTATTTCTCGTACATAGTGGTTTTGACGCTGGGATATTCGTGGCAGCACGCGCTCGGCGCGGTTTTTATAGCGGGGCTGGTATTTATACTGCTTTCCACAGTCGGCCTGAGGGAAACCCTGATGAACGTGCTTCCCGGGTGCCTCAAAAACGGAATACCGGTCGGTATAGGGCTGCTAATCGCGCTTGTGGGATTTGAATGGTCGGGAATAGTAGTCGGGCACCCCGTGACATACGTAACCCTTGGCGACCTCAAATCCACTCCGACCCTGATATCCATACTCGGGATTGTAGTAATGGCCGTGTTATTTGCGCTCAGGATGAGAGGAGCGATATTGATCGGAATTGTGGCGGCGGCCGCGGCGGGGCTTCTGACAGGAATAATCGAATTTCAAGGGGTGCTGTCCGCCCCTCCTTCGATCGCTCCCACTTTTTTAAAGCTCAGCATCCCTAATATATTTAAAGACCCGCACCTGATAACTGTTATTTTCGTTTTTCTCTTTTTAGACCTGTTCGACAGCGTGGGCACCCTCATAGGCGTAAGCCAGCAGGGAGGCCTGATGAAAGAAGGTAAGCTGCCCAAGGCGAGACAGGCTCTATTGTCGGACGCGATCGCCACGAGCGGAGGAGCGCTCCTCGGCACATCCACCGTCACAAGCTACATAGAGAGCGCTTCGGGGATTTCGGCGGGCGGAAGGACGGGGCTTACGGGAATCGTGGTCGCCGTACTGTTCCTGCTCGCAATATTTTTCAGTCCGCTCGTACGGATGATAGGCGCCGGTTACGAGGCGGGCGGAGGCTTGACGCTTTATCCGGTCATAGCCCCTGCCTTGATTATCGTGGGAAGCATGATGTTCAAAAATATCGTCAATATCGAGTGGGACGATTATACGGAGGGAATCCCGGCGTTTCTCACCCTCGTAATCATGCCGCTTGCGTTCAGCATAACCGAAGGCATCTCTTTCGGAGTAATCTCGTACGTACTCTTAAAAGTAGTGAGCGGAAAGGGTAAAAGGGTGCACTGGCTCCTGTACCTTTTCGCGGTTCTCTTTATAGCTAGGTATATATGGCTTGAGTGA
- a CDS encoding carbon-nitrogen hydrolase encodes MNSNNSITIALVQTKVSEDIRSNVAKTVKMIERAARKGARIVALQELFQTPYFPQWENKNKDDYAESQRGFTVSEMRKAAKKYGVAIVVPFYEKRNGKYFNTAAVIDKNGKLLGRYNKVHIPHDPGFYEKEYFEEGQSGYKVFQVDNVKFAVLICFDQWFPEAARMARLKGARIIFYPTAIGNIVDYEEKGDWHDAWETVQRGHAIANSVYVAAINRVGREGGIEFWGQSFISDPFGKVIKRASATGEETVIMKLDLELNDFYSEGWGFLRNRRPDTYDTIISDKPTEKSGKLRNVTHYGDMKKALNKK; translated from the coding sequence ATGAATTCCAATAATTCCATTACTATCGCGCTCGTTCAAACCAAAGTTTCCGAAGACATTCGGTCAAACGTGGCGAAAACCGTTAAGATGATAGAGCGGGCGGCCAGGAAAGGCGCCCGGATTGTCGCCCTGCAGGAGCTGTTCCAGACCCCCTATTTCCCTCAGTGGGAAAACAAGAATAAGGACGACTACGCGGAAAGCCAGAGGGGCTTCACCGTGAGCGAAATGAGAAAAGCGGCTAAAAAATACGGCGTGGCAATAGTGGTTCCGTTCTACGAGAAAAGGAACGGCAAATATTTCAACACGGCGGCGGTTATCGACAAGAACGGAAAGCTCCTGGGCCGGTACAATAAAGTCCATATCCCTCACGACCCGGGCTTTTATGAAAAGGAGTATTTTGAGGAGGGACAATCGGGTTACAAGGTTTTTCAGGTGGATAACGTGAAGTTCGCCGTGCTCATCTGCTTCGATCAGTGGTTTCCCGAAGCCGCCCGCATGGCCCGCCTGAAAGGGGCCCGGATAATCTTTTATCCGACCGCCATAGGCAATATCGTCGACTACGAAGAAAAAGGGGACTGGCATGACGCCTGGGAAACCGTACAAAGGGGCCACGCGATCGCGAACAGCGTGTACGTGGCCGCAATAAACCGCGTCGGCCGGGAAGGCGGGATAGAATTCTGGGGACAGTCGTTTATCTCCGATCCGTTCGGTAAGGTCATAAAGCGCGCTTCAGCCACCGGAGAAGAAACGGTAATCATGAAACTCGATCTGGAACTAAACGACTTTTATTCCGAAGGGTGGGGCTTTTTACGCAACAGGAGGCCCGATACCTACGATACGATCATTTCAGACAAACCGACTGAAAAATCCGGAAAGCTCCGTAACGTCACCCATTACGGGGACATGAAAAAGGCTTTGAATAAAAAATAA